In Nitrosophilus labii, the following proteins share a genomic window:
- a CDS encoding c-type cytochrome: MENKPTSVWTSNRFWRRSATWITGVAAVLLILLTFDSMGQMKMGTAEDIQNKVTKRIPSPVVINYKIDYVLDPYRGHEVPIIGGKAVDSATGKVSSKFEEKEKFFGRDDWSEEEARALIHKGKLTIQAKNCMDCHTLLGNGAYYAPDLTKAWLDPAWGSEGPLQAMTGANSKEEAMATFLQNPDKYPTHERMMPNLGITPEEAKAVVAYLKFMSAIDTNGFPRNFGKIKGAVDARK; the protein is encoded by the coding sequence ATGGAGAACAAGCCTACATCAGTATGGACCAGTAATCGCTTCTGGCGAAGGTCGGCAACATGGATTACAGGAGTTGCAGCAGTACTTTTAATTCTTTTAACATTTGACTCTATGGGTCAAATGAAGATGGGTACTGCTGAGGATATTCAAAATAAGGTTACAAAGAGGATCCCTTCTCCGGTGGTAATCAATTATAAGATAGATTATGTTTTGGATCCTTACAGGGGACATGAGGTACCTATAATAGGTGGGAAAGCTGTAGATAGTGCTACTGGTAAAGTAAGTAGCAAGTTTGAAGAAAAAGAGAAATTCTTTGGCAGAGATGACTGGAGTGAAGAGGAGGCAAGAGCTCTTATCCATAAAGGAAAACTTACGATTCAAGCAAAAAATTGCATGGATTGTCATACGCTTCTTGGAAACGGTGCTTATTATGCTCCAGATCTTACAAAAGCCTGGTTGGATCCAGCTTGGGGATCTGAAGGTCCTTTACAAGCTATGACTGGTGCTAACTCAAAAGAAGAAGCGATGGCGACATTTTTACAAAATCCTGATAAGTATCCTACTCATGAAAGAATGATGCCAAATTTGGGTATTACACCTGAAGAGGCAAAAGCGGTAGTTGCTTATCTAAAATTTATGTCGGCTATCGATACTAATGGTTTCCCAAGAAACTTTGGTAAGATAAAAGGAGCGGTAGATGCAAGGAAATAG
- a CDS encoding radical SAM/SPASM domain-containing protein, which yields MFRLSNLLKSTLEGKEQRSLNGSILIWNFTNRCNLSCLHCYSKSGLEESDTLSTEKILQTIPKLKKAGIRFVIFSGGEPLARRDIFEIAKAFKQEGIFTYLSTNGLYINSGNVKKIIDTFSYIGISIDGTPEVHDRFRGLTGSYEKSMKSIDLIHDNGGKVGIRFTITKETIDSLSHIFQVSEVKGIDKIYISHLVYSGRGLDNLKMDLTKEQRKIVVEYIINKAFEYYEKGLDIDIVTGNMEMDSIFFLNKFTKKYPHFSHILKEKLKKWGGNSAGRNLVNINSEGDVKPDPFFPIKIGNIFKKSFDEIWLDEKNDLLEKLRKRPREIGGKCKECEYIEICNGGSRPRAWAIYDDIWAEDPSCYIK from the coding sequence GTGTTTAGATTATCAAACCTTCTAAAATCGACTTTAGAAGGTAAAGAACAAAGAAGTTTAAACGGCTCTATACTTATCTGGAATTTTACTAACAGATGTAATCTATCATGTTTGCACTGCTATAGTAAATCGGGACTTGAAGAGAGTGATACTTTAAGTACAGAAAAGATTTTACAAACCATACCAAAACTTAAAAAAGCTGGCATCAGATTTGTAATATTTTCTGGTGGAGAACCTTTAGCAAGAAGAGATATTTTTGAAATAGCTAAAGCTTTCAAACAAGAGGGAATTTTTACTTATCTTTCTACTAATGGACTTTATATCAATTCAGGAAATGTTAAAAAAATCATAGATACTTTTAGCTATATTGGTATCAGTATTGATGGAACGCCAGAAGTTCACGATAGATTTAGGGGACTGACGGGTTCATACGAAAAGAGTATGAAGTCAATAGATCTTATCCATGATAATGGTGGAAAAGTGGGTATAAGGTTTACAATAACAAAAGAGACTATTGATTCGCTTTCGCATATTTTCCAAGTTAGTGAAGTGAAGGGGATAGATAAGATATACATATCGCATCTCGTCTATTCCGGAAGAGGTCTTGATAATCTAAAAATGGATCTTACTAAAGAGCAAAGAAAAATAGTCGTTGAATACATTATAAATAAAGCTTTCGAATATTATGAAAAAGGTTTGGATATAGATATAGTTACTGGAAATATGGAGATGGACTCAATCTTTTTTTTAAATAAGTTTACAAAAAAATATCCTCATTTTAGTCACATTTTAAAGGAGAAACTCAAAAAGTGGGGTGGAAATAGTGCCGGACGTAATCTAGTAAATATTAATAGTGAAGGAGATGTTAAACCAGACCCCTTTTTTCCTATAAAAATTGGAAATATTTTTAAAAAGTCTTTTGATGAGATTTGGCTTGATGAAAAAAATGATCTTTTAGAAAAATTGAGAAAAAGACCTCGTGAAATAGGTGGAAAATGTAAAGAGTGTGAATATATTGAAATATGTAACGGAGGAAGCAGACCAAGAGCTTGGGCTATTTACGACGACATCTGGGCTGAAGATCCTAGTTGTTATATTAAATAG
- a CDS encoding nitrite reductase — translation MKLKIGLSAILAVGLLGGIATNADASVKLSKEEMKKATEIYFDRCAGCHGMLRKGALGPNLLPKKTKEMGTDALYHIIYNGTPGGMPDWGASGEMSKEETKLMAKFIQLDPVAPPEKSLADMKKSWKVLVPPEKRPTKPETNRNWENYFGIVLRDVGKVAIVDGDTKELVSIVPSGFATHILRTSKSGRYMYAIGRDGKASVIDLWMKKPQNVAEIRVCNDARSIDTSKAKGYEDEYAVVGCYWPPSIVTLKGDTLEPLKIVSTASYTYDTEEFTREARVASIVADHHKPEWVINVKETGQVWLYNYADPNNPRIAMLEAERYLHDGGWDLTKRYFLVAANARDKVVAVDTKDGEVAAIIPSGGTKPHPGRGANINHPKYGPLWATGHIGSNDISFIGTDPTYHPQYAWRVVKKISLPGVGGGNLFIKTHPASKYIIADRPVNPDRKLQTQLYVIDKSTLEVVKTIKIPKKYIKERTVKVNGKKIKVKPRGPVHIEFNKDGDEFWVSVWGNKLVPSAILVYDAESLKLKKAIEGDWVRTPTGKFNVFNTKYDIY, via the coding sequence ATGAAACTAAAAATAGGTTTAAGTGCAATCTTGGCAGTTGGTCTACTTGGTGGAATAGCTACTAATGCAGATGCATCGGTAAAGCTTTCAAAAGAGGAGATGAAAAAAGCAACTGAAATCTATTTTGATAGATGTGCTGGTTGTCATGGTATGTTAAGAAAAGGTGCTTTAGGTCCAAATCTTTTACCTAAAAAGACAAAAGAAATGGGAACTGACGCTTTATATCATATTATATACAATGGTACTCCTGGTGGTATGCCTGACTGGGGTGCATCTGGCGAAATGAGTAAAGAAGAAACTAAACTTATGGCCAAATTTATTCAGTTAGATCCTGTTGCACCGCCTGAAAAATCTTTGGCTGATATGAAAAAGAGTTGGAAAGTACTTGTTCCACCTGAAAAAAGACCCACTAAGCCTGAAACAAATAGAAACTGGGAGAATTATTTTGGTATAGTATTAAGAGACGTTGGTAAGGTCGCCATTGTAGATGGTGATACTAAAGAGCTTGTTAGTATCGTACCATCTGGTTTTGCTACCCACATCTTAAGAACTTCGAAATCTGGTAGATATATGTATGCCATAGGTAGAGATGGAAAAGCTTCTGTTATAGATCTATGGATGAAAAAACCTCAAAACGTTGCAGAGATTAGGGTTTGTAACGATGCTAGAAGTATTGATACTTCAAAAGCAAAAGGTTATGAAGATGAATATGCTGTTGTAGGTTGTTATTGGCCTCCTTCTATTGTTACGTTAAAAGGTGACACACTTGAACCTCTAAAAATTGTTTCAACTGCTAGTTATACATACGATACTGAAGAGTTTACAAGGGAGGCTAGAGTTGCATCTATAGTTGCTGACCATCACAAACCTGAGTGGGTTATTAACGTAAAAGAGACAGGACAAGTTTGGCTTTATAACTATGCTGATCCAAACAACCCAAGAATTGCAATGCTTGAGGCTGAAAGATATTTGCATGATGGTGGTTGGGATTTGACAAAGAGATATTTCTTGGTTGCTGCAAATGCTAGAGATAAAGTAGTTGCAGTAGATACTAAAGACGGTGAAGTTGCTGCTATTATTCCAAGTGGTGGTACAAAACCACACCCTGGACGTGGCGCTAATATCAACCATCCAAAATATGGTCCATTGTGGGCAACTGGACATATAGGTTCAAATGATATCAGTTTTATAGGTACAGATCCAACTTATCATCCGCAATATGCTTGGAGAGTCGTTAAAAAGATAAGCTTGCCTGGCGTTGGTGGTGGTAACTTGTTTATCAAAACACACCCAGCATCAAAATATATCATAGCAGATAGACCTGTTAATCCAGATAGAAAACTTCAAACTCAACTATATGTAATTGATAAAAGTACGCTTGAAGTTGTAAAAACTATCAAAATTCCTAAAAAATATATTAAAGAAAGAACAGTTAAAGTTAATGGCAAGAAAATTAAAGTTAAACCAAGAGGCCCAGTTCATATTGAATTTAACAAAGATGGTGATGAATTTTGGGTAAGTGTTTGGGGTAACAAGCTTGTACCTTCGGCTATATTAGTTTATGATGCTGAATCATTAAAACTCAAAAAAGCAATTGAGGGTGATTGGGTAAGAACTCCAACCGGTAAATTTAACGTATTTAACACTAAATACGATATTTATTAA
- the cobA gene encoding uroporphyrinogen-III C-methyltransferase, protein MGKVYLTGAGPGDIELLTLKAARVIKKADIIIYDRLANPEILNMCKDGCEFIYVGKEDGKHILPQNEINEVIYKSALKSGIVVRLKGGDPFVFGRGGEEGAYLRERGIEFEVIPGITSAISVPAYAGIPVTHRGISVSFRVVTGHEAPNKEVSQIPWQNFKTDDTIVFLMGLHNLDKIANKLIEIGKPKDFPVAVISRGTTKDQKTVVGTLQDIYEKAKDLPTPALIVVGKVVNLRDELNWFER, encoded by the coding sequence ATGGGCAAAGTTTATTTAACTGGTGCAGGGCCTGGAGATATTGAACTATTAACACTTAAAGCGGCTAGGGTGATTAAAAAAGCAGATATTATTATATATGATAGGCTTGCAAATCCAGAGATATTAAATATGTGTAAAGATGGTTGCGAATTTATTTATGTAGGTAAAGAGGACGGTAAACATATACTTCCACAAAATGAGATCAATGAAGTTATATACAAATCAGCCTTAAAATCAGGTATAGTAGTTAGATTAAAAGGTGGTGATCCTTTTGTTTTTGGTAGAGGAGGAGAAGAAGGAGCTTATCTAAGAGAAAGAGGAATCGAATTTGAAGTAATTCCTGGTATTACTTCTGCCATTAGCGTTCCTGCTTATGCCGGTATTCCGGTAACTCATAGAGGTATTTCTGTATCTTTTAGAGTAGTAACAGGACATGAAGCTCCCAATAAAGAGGTTTCACAAATTCCTTGGCAGAACTTTAAAACAGATGATACTATCGTTTTTTTGATGGGACTACACAATCTTGATAAAATTGCCAACAAACTTATTGAGATTGGCAAGCCTAAAGATTTTCCTGTTGCTGTGATAAGTAGAGGTACGACTAAGGATCAAAAAACTGTTGTGGGTACACTTCAAGATATTTATGAAAAGGCAAAAGATCTTCCTACTCCTGCTTTAATAGTAGTTGGTAAAGTAGTTAACCTTAGAGATGAATTAAATTGGTTTGAAAGATAA
- a CDS encoding cytochrome D1 domain-containing protein, with protein MKKLLFSLLFLITALFAESKFDSFYVHQLESKLDTSGKELYLKYCASCHHEKRLGVSGPPLLPVFLRKISDKKLHDIIKNSLPQTLMPKFDFLSDKDIDAIVKYLRTPAKNVVWNLDNIKKSYQMIDKKKRDIGIKNIENVSLVVERGANRVWIMEDEKVLDWFSFKNVHGGLKYTLDGKSFYVPTRDGWIGHYSLEEGRLKDKIRACVNLRNISLSRDGKRIFATCLLPQSVVIFDSKTLEPINKIDVDGKISALYELYSKDEAIFTFRDKAKLVKVDTNTLEFRYFDLKMPIEDFFIDPFEEYIIGTTRKGSRLSIYSIDSLEKVFESNIEGMPHLFSATYWYKDGKFYFATPHLKKPYVTIWQMYDWKLIKKIDIGGDGFFVKTHPASAYLWADNGNDELILIDKKDYSIEKRVPVKGKRYIHTEFSGDGRYAYLSIYESDGELIVLQSDTFKEIVRYFANVPVGKYNFINKNRVFYPRLFGMSIFKEKCWGCHHQTAEAFGPPFSEIAKKRDEGEIISQIVDPKHTYKELGYKRNSMPAFNLNEKELKSIVDYIKSWKDK; from the coding sequence ATGAAGAAGCTGCTATTTTCTCTGTTATTTTTAATTACTGCTTTATTCGCAGAATCAAAATTTGATAGTTTTTATGTACATCAACTAGAAAGTAAGTTGGATACTAGCGGTAAAGAACTTTACCTGAAATATTGTGCATCTTGCCATCATGAAAAAAGACTAGGGGTAAGTGGTCCTCCTTTACTACCTGTTTTTTTAAGAAAAATTAGTGATAAAAAACTACATGATATTATTAAAAACTCTCTTCCTCAAACATTGATGCCCAAATTTGATTTTTTATCGGATAAAGATATAGATGCGATTGTAAAATATCTAAGGACCCCTGCAAAAAATGTAGTTTGGAATCTGGATAACATCAAAAAATCGTATCAGATGATTGATAAGAAAAAAAGAGATATAGGTATAAAAAATATAGAAAATGTTTCTTTGGTAGTGGAAAGAGGTGCTAATCGTGTTTGGATTATGGAAGACGAAAAGGTATTAGACTGGTTTAGCTTCAAAAACGTACACGGGGGACTTAAATATACTCTTGATGGCAAAAGTTTTTATGTTCCGACCAGAGACGGATGGATCGGTCATTATTCATTAGAAGAGGGAAGACTTAAAGATAAGATAAGAGCTTGTGTCAATCTTAGAAATATTAGCCTGAGCAGGGACGGTAAAAGGATATTTGCGACATGTTTGCTGCCTCAGTCTGTTGTAATTTTTGATTCTAAAACTCTAGAGCCTATTAATAAAATTGATGTAGATGGAAAAATTAGTGCTCTTTATGAGCTATATAGCAAAGATGAGGCAATTTTTACTTTTAGAGATAAAGCAAAACTTGTTAAAGTTGATACAAATACTTTGGAATTCAGATATTTTGATCTAAAAATGCCAATAGAAGACTTTTTTATAGACCCATTTGAAGAGTATATTATAGGAACTACTAGAAAAGGAAGCAGATTAAGTATATATAGTATCGATTCATTAGAAAAAGTTTTTGAATCAAACATTGAGGGTATGCCCCATCTTTTCAGTGCAACTTACTGGTATAAAGATGGAAAGTTTTACTTTGCAACTCCACATCTTAAAAAACCGTATGTAACAATTTGGCAGATGTATGATTGGAAACTTATTAAAAAGATAGATATTGGAGGTGATGGTTTTTTTGTAAAAACACATCCGGCTTCAGCATATTTGTGGGCTGATAACGGTAATGATGAGCTCATTTTGATAGATAAAAAAGATTATAGTATAGAAAAAAGAGTTCCAGTTAAAGGAAAAAGATATATTCATACCGAATTTAGTGGAGACGGTAGATATGCTTATTTAAGTATATATGAGAGTGATGGAGAATTGATCGTGTTACAAAGTGATACGTTTAAAGAGATTGTGAGGTATTTTGCAAATGTTCCTGTTGGGAAATACAATTTTATAAATAAAAATAGGGTATTTTACCCAAGACTTTTTGGTATGAGTATATTTAAAGAGAAGTGTTGGGGGTGTCATCACCAAACTGCTGAAGCTTTTGGTCCTCCTTTTAGTGAAATTGCTAAAAAAAGAGATGAAGGAGAGATAATTTCTCAGATAGTAGATCCAAAACATACCTATAAAGAACTCGGTTACAAAAGAAACTCTATGCCGGCGTTTAATCTAAACGAAAAAGAGTTAAAGAGTATAGTCGATTATATAAAAAGTTGGAAGGATAAGTAG
- a CDS encoding cytochrome D1 domain-containing protein: MKKLFLFIVLIFNLFASEKIFVVERENSALAVIENHKFKNEIKNMHNFNHAVVKFIEDDGYAITRDGYLIKFDPIKEKKVKEVKASKSAIGFTLTKNYVAVANYANKNVQIFDRDLNLLQTIETGSKNVGIKVYKNYLVFACMDTDELWVLEDLNKGVSNPKFKLVKKVENAGEVPFDAMINKNLYVVGFFNSPFVGVLNLDTFEYRKIPLRLDKKSVVLKVPHFGFWSIMKDKFFIPAVGDNKVFVFDKNFNYIKAIEVEGNPVFTSLSPKRVYLAVTFSGKKFPIVQIIDTKSLKVIKRFDFGGMVLHVRWSNEEPILYVSNNGKSEVVGVSTKTWKERFKIEVPKPSGIFIYKNN; this comes from the coding sequence ATGAAGAAATTATTTTTATTTATCGTTTTAATATTCAATCTTTTTGCTTCAGAAAAAATTTTTGTTGTTGAGAGGGAAAATAGCGCTTTAGCGGTTATCGAGAATCATAAGTTTAAAAATGAGATCAAAAATATGCATAACTTCAATCATGCTGTTGTGAAGTTTATAGAAGATGATGGATATGCAATAACTAGAGATGGGTATCTAATAAAATTTGATCCGATAAAAGAGAAGAAAGTTAAAGAGGTTAAAGCTAGTAAAAGCGCTATAGGCTTTACTTTAACTAAAAATTATGTTGCAGTTGCCAACTACGCAAATAAAAATGTTCAGATATTTGATAGAGATTTGAATCTATTACAAACTATAGAAACTGGTTCTAAAAATGTAGGTATTAAAGTTTATAAAAATTATCTAGTTTTTGCATGTATGGATACAGACGAGCTTTGGGTACTTGAAGATTTAAATAAAGGAGTGAGTAATCCTAAGTTTAAACTTGTAAAAAAGGTAGAAAATGCCGGAGAGGTTCCTTTTGACGCAATGATAAACAAAAATCTTTATGTTGTCGGTTTTTTTAACTCTCCTTTTGTAGGTGTATTGAATTTAGATACTTTTGAGTATAGAAAAATTCCTTTAAGACTTGATAAAAAAAGTGTTGTTTTGAAAGTTCCTCATTTTGGTTTCTGGTCTATTATGAAAGATAAATTCTTTATACCTGCAGTAGGTGATAATAAAGTTTTTGTTTTTGATAAGAATTTCAATTATATAAAAGCAATAGAAGTGGAAGGAAATCCTGTATTTACCTCTTTAAGTCCAAAAAGAGTATATTTAGCAGTAACATTTAGCGGTAAAAAATTTCCTATAGTTCAAATAATAGATACAAAATCCTTAAAAGTAATAAAAAGATTCGATTTTGGCGGAATGGTTTTACATGTTAGATGGAGTAATGAAGAACCTATTTTATATGTTTCTAATAACGGAAAAAGTGAAGTAGTAGGAGTGAGTACAAAAACTTGGAAAGAAAGATTTAAAATAGAAGTACCAAAACCTTCAGGTATTTTTATATATAAAAATAATTAA
- a CDS encoding cbb3-type cytochrome c oxidase subunit I, translating to MQGNRLYEGQKLALKYFTVAIVLFGAQLLFGLIAAIQYLYPSFLFNTLDFSIARMVHINALVVWLLYAMIGAVYWLLPDEAGVEVVGVKLGTLAFYVLTVAVAIVVLVYIFIQVGPGNEMTLWFITEGREYIEAPRWADIGIVAVVLVFLYNVYATVLKGKHSGILVVLMADLIALAGLYLAGMFYTDNIAVDQYWWWWVVHLWVEATWEVYVAAVGGYILIKTLNANRQVVEMWLWIEVAMMFGSGILGLGHHYFWIGTPEYWWEIGALFSALEPVPLVGLFVHVLYDWGKERGKGNNIKNVPAFAWLTVETFGNFLGAGVWGFMHTLPQINLYTHGTQWPAAHGHLAFFGAYVAIMISAIYLGVQGKAGFKEMKMTKAGWWAISLITVGVLLMTVSLTLSAYVQTMVERGMHGATWEGYFIAQANQWFVQGMGWRLAAGLSVIAGYAFLVYDLLTVTKKQPAEVMEGEAAAQAA from the coding sequence ATGCAAGGAAATAGACTATACGAAGGACAAAAGCTTGCGCTTAAGTATTTTACGGTGGCTATAGTACTTTTTGGTGCCCAGTTGTTATTTGGGCTTATTGCTGCTATTCAGTATCTATATCCAAGCTTTTTATTTAATACTTTGGATTTTTCAATTGCAAGAATGGTTCATATAAATGCATTGGTTGTATGGTTGCTTTATGCAATGATTGGAGCGGTTTACTGGTTACTGCCTGATGAAGCTGGCGTAGAAGTGGTTGGCGTTAAATTAGGTACACTTGCTTTTTATGTATTGACTGTTGCTGTTGCCATAGTAGTTCTTGTTTATATCTTTATCCAAGTTGGACCCGGAAATGAAATGACACTGTGGTTTATAACCGAAGGTAGAGAGTATATAGAAGCTCCTAGATGGGCTGATATCGGTATAGTTGCTGTGGTTCTTGTTTTCTTATATAACGTATATGCAACAGTTTTAAAAGGAAAACATAGCGGTATTTTAGTAGTTTTAATGGCAGATTTGATTGCTTTGGCAGGTCTTTACTTAGCTGGTATGTTTTATACCGACAATATTGCGGTCGATCAATACTGGTGGTGGTGGGTTGTACACCTGTGGGTTGAAGCAACTTGGGAAGTATATGTTGCGGCCGTTGGTGGATATATTCTTATAAAAACACTAAATGCAAATAGACAAGTTGTTGAGATGTGGCTGTGGATCGAAGTAGCTATGATGTTTGGTTCTGGTATCCTCGGTCTTGGTCACCACTATTTCTGGATAGGAACACCTGAATATTGGTGGGAAATAGGTGCATTATTTAGTGCACTTGAGCCAGTACCATTGGTAGGTCTATTTGTACACGTACTGTATGATTGGGGTAAAGAGAGAGGAAAAGGAAACAATATCAAAAACGTTCCTGCGTTTGCATGGTTGACGGTTGAGACTTTCGGTAACTTTTTAGGTGCAGGTGTTTGGGGATTTATGCATACATTGCCTCAAATCAATCTTTATACACACGGTACGCAATGGCCAGCTGCACATGGACACCTAGCATTTTTTGGTGCTTATGTGGCTATTATGATCTCCGCTATTTATCTTGGGGTTCAAGGAAAAGCTGGATTTAAAGAGATGAAAATGACAAAAGCTGGTTGGTGGGCTATCTCTTTGATAACTGTTGGTGTACTTTTAATGACTGTTTCATTAACTCTTTCCGCGTATGTACAAACTATGGTTGAGAGAGGTATGCATGGAGCCACTTGGGAAGGATATTTTATAGCACAAGCAAATCAATGGTTCGTTCAAGGCATGGGCTGGAGATTAGCTGCAGGCTTATCAGTTATAGCAGGTTATGCATTTTTGGTTTATGATTTATTAACAGTTACAAAAAAACAGCCAGCAGAAGTAATGGAAGGAGAGGCAGCGGCGCAAGCTGCATAA